A segment of the Corynebacterium liangguodongii genome:
GAGCACCGCGAGGGGGTAAGCGACCACTCCCGGCGCCTGTGGACGGTGCTGGCCTTTATGATCTGGCACGGCATCTTCGTCGAGCACCGCATCGACCCGGGCATCGAGCGCAAGGACTACCCCGTCACCCTTTAGAGGGCCTACCCGCGGCGTAAAAATCCCCCCGCGAGGCGCAGGGGGATTGGGGCGAGGGCGGCCTAGTTAAAGGAATCGCCGCAGGCGCAGGAGCTGCCGGCGTTGGGGTTATCGATGGTAAAGCCCTGCTGCTCGATCGTGTCGGCGAAATCGATCGTCGCGCCCATGAGGTAGGGAACACTCATTTTGTCCACCACGAGGCGCACCCCGCCGAACTCGTCGGCCTTATCGCCGTCGAGGTCGCGATCATCGAAGTAGAGCTGGTAGCGCAGGCCCGCGCAGCCGCCCGGCTGGACCGCGATGCGCAGGGACAGGTCGTTGCGCCCCTCCTGGTCGAGCAGGGCCTTCGCCTTCGCGGCGGCGGCGTCCGTGAGGGTGACTCCCGTAGTCGAGGTCGGTGCAGTCATGTGGGTACTCCTTGGCAACTATGTCGTGGTTTCCGCGCTCGGTGTGCCCTGTCGCGGTATGAAACGCGGTATGAAAAACGTTTTCTTCGATACAGACTACTCACCGAGCCGCGGGCCGGAGGGAGGCGGAAGGCCCCACGCGAGGGCGAGGAGGGCTATGACCCGCATCTCCGAACTACCGGATCCAACGATCCGCCCGGCGGGTTTATTCCCAGAGCGGGCCGGGCGCCTTGTAGCCTGGGACGCGTGAGAATTCCGTGGCAGAAATCCGATAGCGAGGGCGGTTCGACGGCGATCGAGCTGCCGAAGGAGCCCGCAGGCCCCAAGGGCTCGGCCAAAAAGAACGCAGGTGCGTCCCGCGAAAGCGCCGGGCCTAGAGCCCAGGGCGACGCGCCGCTGCCCAAGGGCTATACCCCGCCGAAGGGCCGCCCCACCCCGAAGCGCCACGAGCAGGAGATCAAGCGCGGGGTGGTGCGCGACCCGAACGCGCTCACACCGGCGCAGCAGGCTCAGCGCAACAAGGAACTGAAGAAGTCCATGTCCCCACAGGAGTGGAAGGACTACAAGAAGCGCCAGCGCGAGCAGCGCCGGGAGGCAACCCGCGAGGCCCAGGCGAGGATGGACGCCGGCGATGAGCGCTACATGCTCGACCGCGACAAAGGCGAGGTCCGCGCCTTTGTGCGCGACTGGGTGGACTCGCGGCGCTTCATCAACAACTGGGTCATGCCGGCGGCGCTGGTCATCCTCGTGTTGACGTTCGCGGTGTCCTACGCCACCCCGCAGGTTGCCAACGCGATCTCGTTGATCTCACTGGCGTTTATGATCACCATCATCGCCGAGGCGTTGATCATCGGCCGCGGTGCCAACCGCGCCGTGACGCAGAAGTTCCCGGGCAGCGGCGAGACCGGGTTTGCGCTCGGCATGTACGCCTTCTCCCGTGCCACCCAGCCGCGCCGCTGGCGCACCCCGAAGCCGCGGGTTGCCGCGGGCAAGAAGGTCAACTGACGTGAACGGGCAGCCTCACACGAGCAGCCGGGAGCTGTTTCGGGGCGTCGATACGCCAGACGAAGCCGCCGCGGCGCAGGTGCGCGAGGCCCTCGCGGCCTCGGTCCGCGGGCGCTCGTTCGGCCGCCTCGGGGAGATCGCGGCGTGGGTGGCCGCGTGCCAGTCGGAGACCGTGCCCGCCCCGTTTGAGCGCCCCCGCGCCATCGTCGTGGCGGGCAACCACGGCGTCGCGACCCGCGGCCTGTCCGCGTACGCCCCAGAGGCCTCGGCCGCGCAGGTCGAGGAGATCCGCTCCGGCGGCGGGCCCGGGAACAGCGTGGCGCGGGCCGCGAACTCCTCGCTGCGGCTTATCGACGCCTTCGTCACCGCCCCCTGCGGCGCCATCGACATCGAAGACGCCATGAGCGCCGAGGAGTTCGATCGCGCCCTGACGCTGGGCGTGGAGGTGGCTGATCAGGAGGTCGACGCCGGCACCGACCTCATCATCCCCGGCGATGTCGGGGTGGGAAACACCACCGTTGCAGCGGTTGTGTTCGGCGTGCTCACCCGTACAGAACCCGTCGTCGCGGTGGGCCGCGGGAGCGGGATTAGCGACGATGTGTGGAAGGTCAAGGTCGCCGCGGTGCGCGACGCCATGTTCCGCTGCCGCGACTTCGCCGACGACACCGAGCGCGTCCTGCGGGTCGCCTCCTCCCCCGACTTCGTCTTCCTCGTCGCGCTTATCGCGCAGGCCGCGGTGCGGCGCACGCCCGTGCTTATCGATAGCGCCTACGGCGCGGTGGCGGCCTTCGTTGCCGAAAAGCTCGCCCCCGGCACCAAGCGGTGGCTCGCGGCGGGACAGCTCAGCCCGGAGCCGTGCCACACCGTCTGCGTCCAGGCGCTCGGGTTGACCCCCGTCCTCGCCCTCGACATGTCCACGGGTCAGGCCGCGGGGTCGCTGCTCGCCCTTCCCGTCATCAACACCGCCGCAGAGCTCGTCGGCGAGGAGCTCGGCGGCCGCGAGTAGCCCCCCCGGGGGGGCGGCCCCGACCGGGATCTGGGAGCCAGGTCTAGGAGACGGTGTCAGTGTCAGTGTCAGTGTCAGTGCCGGTGACGGAGTCCGCATCCACGAGGACGTGGTTCCACTCGTGGGTGTCTTCGACCTCCCCCTCCTGGATGGCGCGCAGTCGCTTACGCATCTTCATGGTCACCTCGCCCGGCTCGTTGCCGCCGACGACAAACTCCCCGCCATTGGACATGACCTTGCCCACGGGGGTGATCACCGCGGCAGTGCCGCACGCCATGGTCTCGGTGATATCTCCCGCGGCCACGCCCTCGCGCCACTCGTCGACGGTGATGCGCCGCTCCTGCGTCTCGTAGCCGAGGTCGCGCGCGACCTGCAGCAGGGAAAGGCGCGTGATGCCGGGGAGGAGCGAGCCCGAGAGCTCCGGGGTGACCACCGTGACCCCGGTATCTTCCGTACCGTAGACAAACATGAGGTTCATCCCGCCCATTTCCTCGATGTAGCGTCGCTCGATGGCGTCGAGCCAGACGACCTGGTCGCACCCCTTTTCGTCGGCCTGCGCCTGCGCGAGGAGGGAGGCGGCGTAGTTGCCAGCGAACTTCGCATCGCCCGTACCACCGGGGGCGGCTCGGACGTATTCCTCGGAGATCCACACGGACACGGGCCGAACCCCGCCGGTGAAGTAGGCGCCGACGGGCGAGGCGATGACGTAGAAGGTGTAGCTCGACGAGGGTTTCACCCCGAGCGAGGCCTCAGTGCCGATCATAAACGGGCGCAGGTAGAGGGAGGATTCCCCGCCGGCTTGGGGAACCCAGCGCTGGTCTACGGCCACGAGCTGGTGGATTGCCTCGAGGAAGAGCTCCTCTGGCAGCTCCGGCATGGCGAGGCGGCGCGCGGAGGCACGCAGCCGTTTGGCGTTTTCCTCGGGCCGGAAGGTGGTAATCGCCCCGCCGCGGTTGCGGAAGGCCTTGAGCCCCTCGAAGATCGCCTGGCCGTAGTGCAAAACGCTCGCCGCCGGGTCGAGGGTGATGGGTGCGTACGGCCGCACCTGGGCGTTGTGCCACCCAGACTCGCGGTCGTAATCGATAGAGACCATGTGGTCAGTAAAAACTTGGCCGAACTGTGGCTCACGCAGCACCTCCGCGCGCTCGGCGTCGGTTGCGGGGCGCGGGTTTTCGGTCACAGCAAATTCGAGGGAGGTCATGGGTCACACACTACTCCGGCCGCACGGTACGGTTGGCTCTGGTTGCCGATTGCGCCGACGCCGCGCGCCCGGCTCCGCCCAACTAGTCTTTGCACAGCGTGAAAGGTGTGATTCTTCCATGACCTTCGAGGTCTCTTTGCCCGCCCGCGGCTCCCACGTAGCGGTGGAGTTTGCCACCTCGCTCCCCGCCGATCCCGGGGTGCGTCTCGTACCCGCTGCCGCGGGTGACGGCCTAGAGCTCCCTATCACCGCGATGAGCACACCGGGCACGCTCGAGGCGTTGGAGCACCTCGGGGCAACAGGCAAGGCCGGGGAGATCACCCGCCTGCTCGACGGCTCATCGCTCACCATCGCCTTCGGCCTCGGCCACTCCGATGAGATCGACGATGAAGCCGTGCGCCGCGCCGCCGGGTGCGCGGCGCGCTCGCTCGCGGGATTAGACGGCATTGACCGGGCCACGATCACCACCGAGCTCGGCGTGCGGCCGATCGTCGAGGGCCTGATGTTGGGCAGCTACGCCTACTCAGGCCTGAAGTCCCCCGAGGGCGAGGAGGCCGCGGGCTCCGCCCGGGTGCGAGTCACGGTGGTGTGCCCGGACACGGAGCGGGCAAGGGCGGAGTTCGAGCGCGCGGTCGTGGTCGCGGAATCCGTGCTGCTGGTGCGCGACCTTGTCAATACCCCCGCGAACTTCCTCTATCCCGAGTCCTACGCTCGGGTGATGGAAGAGGTCGCCTCCCAGTGCGGCCTCGAGGTGGAGGTCTACGACGAGGCCTACCTCGCCGAGCATGGCTTCGGCGGAATAGTCTCCGTGGGCAAGGGTTCGGCCCGCCCACCCCGCCTCGTCCACCTTGTGTGGAACGGCGCGGCCAGCGAGCGCCCGGCGGTGGCGCTGGTGGGCAAGGGCATCACCTTTGACACCGGCGGCATCTCGCTCAAGCCCCCGGCGCAGATGGAGGAGATGATCTCCGATATGGGCGGCTCGGCCGCGCAGCTCGGCGCGATCGCCGCCGCCGCGCGCTTGGGCCTGCCGGTGCGCATCGAGGCGTGGTTGCCGCTGGCGGAGAACATGCCGTCGGGCTCGGCCTCCCACCCGGGCGATGTCATCGTCCACTACGGCGGCTTGAGCAGCGAGGTGCTCAACACCGACGCGGAAGGGCGCCTCGTGCTTGCCGACGCCATTGCGCGCGCCTCCGAGGACAACCCCGACTACCTCATCGAAACGGCCACCCTCACGGGCGCCCAGATGGTCGCCCTCGGCGCGCGCACCGCCGGAGTGATGGGCTCCGATGAGTTCCGCGACCGCATCGCCGAGCTCGGCCGTGAGGTCGGCGAGGACGCGTGGGCCATGCCGCTTCTCGAGGAACAGGACGAGCAGCTCACCTCCCCCGTCGCAGATCTGCGCAACGTTCACAACGCCCGCACCGGCGGGATGCTCTACGCGGGGCTCTACCTTTCGCGCTTCGTCTCACAGGGCACGCAGTGGGTGCATATCGACGTCGCCGGGCCTGCGTTCAACACCACCGGGGTCTACGGGTATACGCCGAAGCGGGCGACGGGGGCGCCGACACGCACGATCGTCCAGGCGCTCATCGAGCTCTCCGCCGAGCAGGCCGCGAGCTAGCTACTGAGGGCTAGCTGTACGGGTTTTCTCCGCGCTCGAACTTGGCGCGGCGCTCGCGCTGCTCGGCGCGGCGGCGCAAGATGCGCTCTTGTTCCATCTTCTTACGCATTCGCTCGGGGTAGCCGGTCTCCTCGACGTCGTAAAGCGCGATGCCCAGGAGCGTGGATACCGCATCGATCCCCTTCGGCCCGCCGATGCGCCGGCGGGTGAAGTTCCCCTCCTCGTCGACCAACACCACTGACATCTCGTTGACCACGGTTTCCGGCTCGACGAACCCCTCCACGTAGGCCCTGCCGCTGGCCCACTGCGCAAGGTAGGAAGCGTCTTCGGGCCGGATGGTCTCGCCCGGGGCCCGCGGAGGCGCGAGGGGGGAGGACGATGTGCGCTTGCCGAAAATGTTGAACACCCCGTCTATCCTACGGCCCCCTTACCCCCACGCGGACGCGCGGAAGCGAGTAGTGTGATGGCTTGAGACGTGACACCGTCACACCCCGTCAAACACGACTTGAAAAACCTGCGAGGAGACGAAAATATGGCGCACTCTGTCGAGATGCCCGAGCTGGGCGAATCAGTCACCGAGGGCACGATTACCACCTGGCTGAAGTCCGTCGGCGATACCGTTGAGGCCGACGAGCCGCTCCTCGAGGTCTCTACCGACAAGGTCGACACCGAAATTCCCTCCCCCGTCTCCGGCACGATCCTCGAGATCAAGGCCGAAGAGGACGACACCGTCGAGGTCGGAGAGGTCATCGCGCTCATTGGTGAGGCGGGAGAGCAGGCGGAGCAGGCGCCCGCTAAGGAGCCGGAGGCCGCCGCCCCCGCCGCGGAGCAACCGGCACCCGAAAAGCCCGCCTCCGCAGGCTCGGCGACAGACGTGGAGATGCCGGAGCTCGGCGAATCCGTCACCGAGGGCACGATTACCACCTGGCTGAAGTCCGTCGGCGATACCGTCGAGGCGGACGAGCCGCTCCTCGAGGTCTCCACCGACAAGGTCGACACCGAAATCCCCTCCCCCGTCTCCGGCACGATCCTCGAGATCCTCGCTGACGAAGACGACACGATTGAGGTCGGCGCCGTCATCGCGCGCATCGGCGATAAAGACGCCGCGCCCGCCAGCTCCGCCCCGAGCGAGCCTCAGGCCCGCACCGACGCCGGGGACGACAACGGGAACGACAACGCTGCGGAGCCGCAGGACGCCTCTGCCCCCGCCGCCCACTCCGGGGAGACCACCAAGGTAGAAATGCCGGAGCTCGGCGAGTCCGTCACCGAGGGCACGATTACCACCTGGCTGAAGTCCGTCGGCGATACCGTCGAGGCGGACGAGCCGCTCCTCGAGGTCTCCACCGACAAGGTCGACACCGAAATCCCCTCCCCCGTCTCCGGCACGATCCTCGAGATCCTCGCGGGCGAGGACGACACCGTCGCCGTGGGCGAGGCCATCGCCGTCATCGGTGATCCCGCTGCCGCCGAGGCTGCCCCGAGCGAGAAGGCTCCCGCCCCGGCGGAGGACGAGGGCAAGGACGATACGGCAGTAAAGCGAGAGGAGCCGGCGGCCCCCGCACAGCCCGCGGCGCAGCCCACGGGCACTGAGGAGAAGGCCTCCGAGCAGGCGCCGGTGGCAGCGGCGAAGGTTGAGGGCCGCGGCGACAAGGTCCCCTACGTCACCCCGCTGGTGCGCAAGCTCGCCGATAAGCACGGCGTGGATCTCACCACCATCGAGGGCACCGGCGTCGGCGGGCGCATCCGCAAGCAGGACGTGCTCGCTGCCGCGGGCGCAGGCTCCGCAGCGCAGCAGGAATCCGCCGGCGCGGCTGCGCCCGCCGCGACCCCGGCGGCGCAGGATGACCCGCAGTCTCGGTGGTCCACCGTCGGCGTCGATCCGGCGAAGAAGGATCTCATCGGCACCACCCAGAAGGCCTCGCGGATCCGCCAGATCACGGCGGCGAAGATGGTCGAGTCTCTGCAGACCACCGCTCAGCTCACCCACGTCCAGGAGGTGGACGTCACGGCGGTGGCAGCCCTGCGCAAGCGCGTCAAGCCGGCCTTCGTAGAGAAGTACGGCGTGAACATCACCTACCTCGCGTTCTTTGTCAAGGCCACGGCCGAGGCACTGGTCTCGCATCCGAACGTCAACGCGTCCTACGACGCGGAGGCGAAGACGATTACCTACCACTCCGAGGTCAACATCGGTATCGCCGTGGATACCCCGCAGGGCCTGCTCGTTCCGGTGCTCAAGAACGTGGACAAGATGAACCTCGCCGACATTGCGAAGGGGATCGCCGATCTTGCGGAGCGCGCGCGCAGCAAGAAGCTTCGCCCGG
Coding sequences within it:
- a CDS encoding nicotinate-nucleotide--dimethylbenzimidazole phosphoribosyltransferase, with product MNGQPHTSSRELFRGVDTPDEAAAAQVREALAASVRGRSFGRLGEIAAWVAACQSETVPAPFERPRAIVVAGNHGVATRGLSAYAPEASAAQVEEIRSGGGPGNSVARAANSSLRLIDAFVTAPCGAIDIEDAMSAEEFDRALTLGVEVADQEVDAGTDLIIPGDVGVGNTTVAAVVFGVLTRTEPVVAVGRGSGISDDVWKVKVAAVRDAMFRCRDFADDTERVLRVASSPDFVFLVALIAQAAVRRTPVLIDSAYGAVAAFVAEKLAPGTKRWLAAGQLSPEPCHTVCVQALGLTPVLALDMSTGQAAGSLLALPVINTAAELVGEELGGRE
- a CDS encoding DUF3043 domain-containing protein, which produces MRIPWQKSDSEGGSTAIELPKEPAGPKGSAKKNAGASRESAGPRAQGDAPLPKGYTPPKGRPTPKRHEQEIKRGVVRDPNALTPAQQAQRNKELKKSMSPQEWKDYKKRQREQRREATREAQARMDAGDERYMLDRDKGEVRAFVRDWVDSRRFINNWVMPAALVILVLTFAVSYATPQVANAISLISLAFMITIIAEALIIGRGANRAVTQKFPGSGETGFALGMYAFSRATQPRRWRTPKPRVAAGKKVN
- a CDS encoding leucyl aminopeptidase — its product is MTFEVSLPARGSHVAVEFATSLPADPGVRLVPAAAGDGLELPITAMSTPGTLEALEHLGATGKAGEITRLLDGSSLTIAFGLGHSDEIDDEAVRRAAGCAARSLAGLDGIDRATITTELGVRPIVEGLMLGSYAYSGLKSPEGEEAAGSARVRVTVVCPDTERARAEFERAVVVAESVLLVRDLVNTPANFLYPESYARVMEEVASQCGLEVEVYDEAYLAEHGFGGIVSVGKGSARPPRLVHLVWNGAASERPAVALVGKGITFDTGGISLKPPAQMEEMISDMGGSAAQLGAIAAAARLGLPVRIEAWLPLAENMPSGSASHPGDVIVHYGGLSSEVLNTDAEGRLVLADAIARASEDNPDYLIETATLTGAQMVALGARTAGVMGSDEFRDRIAELGREVGEDAWAMPLLEEQDEQLTSPVADLRNVHNARTGGMLYAGLYLSRFVSQGTQWVHIDVAGPAFNTTGVYGYTPKRATGAPTRTIVQALIELSAEQAAS
- a CDS encoding oxidoreductase, encoding MFNIFGKRTSSSPLAPPRAPGETIRPEDASYLAQWASGRAYVEGFVEPETVVNEMSVVLVDEEGNFTRRRIGGPKGIDAVSTLLGIALYDVEETGYPERMRKKMEQERILRRRAEQRERRAKFERGENPYS
- a CDS encoding HesB/IscA family protein translates to MTAPTSTTGVTLTDAAAAKAKALLDQEGRNDLSLRIAVQPGGCAGLRYQLYFDDRDLDGDKADEFGGVRLVVDKMSVPYLMGATIDFADTIEQQGFTIDNPNAGSSCACGDSFN
- a CDS encoding branched-chain amino acid aminotransferase, which translates into the protein MTSLEFAVTENPRPATDAERAEVLREPQFGQVFTDHMVSIDYDRESGWHNAQVRPYAPITLDPAASVLHYGQAIFEGLKAFRNRGGAITTFRPEENAKRLRASARRLAMPELPEELFLEAIHQLVAVDQRWVPQAGGESSLYLRPFMIGTEASLGVKPSSSYTFYVIASPVGAYFTGGVRPVSVWISEEYVRAAPGGTGDAKFAGNYAASLLAQAQADEKGCDQVVWLDAIERRYIEEMGGMNLMFVYGTEDTGVTVVTPELSGSLLPGITRLSLLQVARDLGYETQERRITVDEWREGVAAGDITETMACGTAAVITPVGKVMSNGGEFVVGGNEPGEVTMKMRKRLRAIQEGEVEDTHEWNHVLVDADSVTGTDTDTDTDTVS
- the sucB gene encoding 2-oxoglutarate dehydrogenase, E2 component, dihydrolipoamide succinyltransferase; translated protein: MAHSVEMPELGESVTEGTITTWLKSVGDTVEADEPLLEVSTDKVDTEIPSPVSGTILEIKAEEDDTVEVGEVIALIGEAGEQAEQAPAKEPEAAAPAAEQPAPEKPASAGSATDVEMPELGESVTEGTITTWLKSVGDTVEADEPLLEVSTDKVDTEIPSPVSGTILEILADEDDTIEVGAVIARIGDKDAAPASSAPSEPQARTDAGDDNGNDNAAEPQDASAPAAHSGETTKVEMPELGESVTEGTITTWLKSVGDTVEADEPLLEVSTDKVDTEIPSPVSGTILEILAGEDDTVAVGEAIAVIGDPAAAEAAPSEKAPAPAEDEGKDDTAVKREEPAAPAQPAAQPTGTEEKASEQAPVAAAKVEGRGDKVPYVTPLVRKLADKHGVDLTTIEGTGVGGRIRKQDVLAAAGAGSAAQQESAGAAAPAATPAAQDDPQSRWSTVGVDPAKKDLIGTTQKASRIRQITAAKMVESLQTTAQLTHVQEVDVTAVAALRKRVKPAFVEKYGVNITYLAFFVKATAEALVSHPNVNASYDAEAKTITYHSEVNIGIAVDTPQGLLVPVLKNVDKMNLADIAKGIADLAERARSKKLRPDDLTGATFSVTNIGSSGAMLDTPILTPPQAGILGTAAIEKRPVVVTENGVDAIAIRQMTYLPFTYDHQLVDGADAGRFVSTIRDRIEKGDFEADLGL